The Pochonia chlamydosporia 170 chromosome 1, whole genome shotgun sequence genome window below encodes:
- a CDS encoding nitrite reductase (similar to Aspergillus terreus NIH2624 XP_001210561.1), translating into MTTGKKKIVVVGLGMVGIAFIEKLLKYDAHERQYTITVLGEESHVAYNRVGLTSFFEHRKVENLYMNPLTWYEETNASLSYHINTKVTYIDSSSKTVTCENGDIVAYDILVLATGSHASIPRHTPGCDANGVFVYRTIDDLVNLIAFAAERKGTTGCVVGGGLLGLEAAKAMMDLESFHSVKLIERNKWVLSRQLDLDAGNMVVQQVRQLGLDVMLSKRVKEIKVDQGNNVTGVVFEDGEQVDCSTLCFAIGVTPRDELARVSGLDCVERGGGIAIGNDLQTSQPDIYAIGECANWQSQTFGLIAPGVEMAEVLAFNLTQAKLHAPRVFKRPDLSTKLKLLGVNVASFGDFFADRDGPKHLPAKYSKLTNGAADQAQSVKTLTYTDPFQNIYKKYIFTSDGKYLLGGMMIGDTNDYIKVVPMVKTMKELDIPPSQFILGAKKDGEDDGDDLPDDTQICSCHNVTKADIVNTVKDGTCKDIGAIKSCTKAGTGCGGCMPLVTTIFNKTMAAMGNEVKNHLCPHFNYSRAELYHIIMVKQLKTLADVMREAGNDKTSSGCEMCKPAVGSIFASLWNKHVMARSTHGLQDTNDRFLGNIQRNGTYSVVPRVPGGEITPDKLLAIGAVAKEYNLYTKITGGQRIDMFGAKKQDLVDIWGKLVAAGMESGHAYAKSLRTVKSCVGTTWCRFGIGDSVGMAVRLEERYKSIRAPHKIKGGVSGCVRECAEAQNKDFGLIATEKGFNIFVAGNGGAKPKHSELLAKDVSPADVIPILDRYLMFYIRTADKLQRTARWLENLPGGLKYLQEVILDDKLGICASLETQMKDLVASYFDEWAEAIKNPEMAAQFKQFHNTPDTIENVETEQDRGQTRPVYWPKDSAAQDFGSLGSQWSSTAWEPVIQTQYFDGADDLPNGISATIKRGDTQLAVWRFRGKYYATQQMCPHKRAFVLSDGLIGHDPNKSCSQDGKQEPSAPEAAPWISCPHHKRNFDMKSGSCSNDGSLSIATFAVEPRGDGLLYLKLPPVEELDAALGTTRWRVRKGESGDYPFAELDRKIQLVGRKSRKVNGIKPTVNGSMNGSSSEMVRPVVMAGGGCGSAPDW; encoded by the exons ATGACTacaggaaagaaaaagatcGTGGTTGTGGGGTTGGGCATGGTCGGAATTGCATTCAT AGAGAAACTCTTGAAATATGACGCCCATGAACGACAATATACAATTACTGTTCTTGGTGAAGAATCACACGTTGCGTATAATCGAGTCGGATTGACGAGCTTTTTTGAGCATCGCAAAGTCGAAAACTTGTACATGAACCCTCTAACATGG TACGAGGAAACAAACGCCTCTCTCAGCTATCACATCAACACAAAAGTCACATACATAGACTCGTCCTCCAAGACAGTCACATGCGAGAATGGCGATATCGTAGCCTACGATATACTAGTCCTTGCGACGGGCTCACATGCCTCAATACCACGACACACCCCAGGATGTGACGCCAACGGGGTATTCGTATACAGAACAATCGACGACTTAGTAAATCTCATTGCCTTTGCGGCCGAGAGAAAAGGGACAACGGGATGCGTTGTCGGCGGAGGACTGCTAGGTCTTGAAGCGGCCAAAGCAATGATGGACCTTGAGAGTTTTCATTCGGTCAAGTTGATAGAGCGCAATAAATGGGTTCTCAGTCGCCAACTTGACCTAGATGCAGGGAACATGGTTGTCCAGCAAGTCCGTCAGCTTGGTCTGGACGTCATGCTGAGCAAGCGTGTGAAGGAAATCAAGGTTGATCAGGGGAATAACGTTACCGGCGTggtgtttgaagatggcgagcaAGTCGACTGCTCAACCTTGTGTTTCGCCATTGGCGTGACGCCAAGAGACGAACTGGCACGAGTATCAGGTCTTGACTGTGTCGAGCGAGGAGGCGGGATCGCCATTGGGAACGATTTGCAAACCAGCCAACCTGATATATACGCCATTGGCGAATGTGCCAACTGGCAAAGCCAAACATTCGGTCTGATTGCCCCGGGTGTTGAAATGGCCGAAGTATTAGCCTTCAACCTCACACAGGCGAAGCTTCACGCACCACGGGTATTCAAACGCCCCGATCTGAGCACCAAGTTGAAACTCCTTGGCGTCAACGTCGCCAGTTTCGGAGACTTCTTCGCAGATAGAGACGGACCGAAGCACCTCCCCGCCAAGTACAGCAAGTTGACAAACGGCGCGGCTGATCAAGCCCAATCCGTCAAGACACTCACTTACACGGACCCCTTTCAAAACATCTACAAGAAATATATCTTCACGTCCGACGGGAAATACCTCCTCGGCGGAATGATGATTGGCGACACGAACGACTACATCAAGGTAGTCCCCATGGTCAAGACCATGAAGGAACTAGACATCCCGCCTAGCCAATTCATCCTCGGGGCTAAAAAGGacggtgaagatgatggtgatgacttACCAGACGACACGCAAATCTGCTCCTGCCACAACGTCACCAAGGCGGATATCGTCAATACCGTCAAGGACGGAACGTGCAAGGACATCGGGGCAATCAAGTCGTGCACCAAGGCTGGCACAGGATGCGGCGGGTGCATGCCTCTCGTCACCACCATTTTCAACAAGACCATGGCAGCGATGGGCAACGAGGTCAAGAACCATCTGTGCCCGCACTTCAACTACTCCCGCGCAGAGCTGTaccacatcatcatggtGAAGCAGCTCAAGACGTTGGCGGACGTGATGCGCGAAGCGGGCAACGACAAGACCAGCTCCGGGTGTGAGATGTGCAAGCCCGCCGTGGGCAGCATCTTCGCCTCCCTCTGGAACAAGCACGTCATGGCCAGGAGCACGCATGGACTGCAGGACACGAATGATCGGTTTTTGGGGAACATCCAGCGCAACGGCACCTACTCCGTCGTGCCGCGTGTGCCGGGCGGTGAAATCACGCCGGACAAGTTACTTGCCATTGGGGCCGTGGCCAAGGAGTACAACTTGTACACCAAGATCACGGGCGGCCAGAGAATCGACATGTttggcgccaagaagcaggATCTTGTGGATATATGGGGTAAACTCGTGGCAGCGGGGATGGAATCCGGCCACGCGTACGCCAAGTCTCTCCGGACGGTCAAGAGCTGCGTGGGAACGACGTGGTGTCGGTTCGGTATAGGTGATAGTGTTGGCATGGCGGTGAGATTGGAGGAGAGATACAAGAGTATCAGGGCACCGCATAAGATCAAGGGTGGTGTGAGCGGTTGCGTGAGAGAATGTGCCGAAGCCCAGAACAAGGA CTTCGGTCTCATCGCCACAGAAAAAGGATTCAACATCTTCGTCGCCGGCAACGGAGGCGCCAAACCAAAACACTCTGAACTCCTCGCCAAGGACGTCTCTCCCGCAGACGTCATCCCCATTCTCGACCGCTACCTCATGTTCTACATCCGAACGGCGGACAAGCTCCAACGCACGGCAAGATGGCTGGAGAACCTCCCCGGCGGCCTGAAATATCTCCAAGAAGTCATCCTCGACGACAAACTCGGCATATGCGCCTCGCTCGAAACCCAAATGAAGGACCTGGTGGCAAGCTACTTTGACGAATGGgccgaagccatcaagaaTCCTGAAATGGCAGCCCAGTTCAAACAGTTCCACAACACACCCGACACCATTGAAAATGTAGAAACCGAGCAGGACAGGGGTCAAACTCGTCCCGTGTACTGGCCCAAGGACTCTGCGGCCCAAGACTTCGGCAGCCTGGGCAGCCAGTGGTCCAGCACGGCTTGGGAACCCGTCATCCAAACGCAGTACTTTGACGGCGCAGACGACTTGCCAAACGGTATTTCGGCGACCATCAAGCGCGGCGACACGCAGCTCGCAGTGTGGCGGTTCAGAGGCAAATACTACGCCACGCAGCAAATGTGTCCGCACAAGAGGGCATTCGTCCTGTCCGACGGACTCATCGGCCACGATCCTAACAAGAGCTGCTCACAGGATGGGAAACAGGAGCCCAGTGCACCTGAGGCGGCCCCGTGGATCTCGTGTCCCCATCACAAACGCAACTTTGACATGAAGAGCGGTTCCTGCAGCAATGATGGCTCACTGTCGATAGCTACGTTTGCTGTTGAGCCGCGTGGCGACGGGCTGCTGTATCTCAAACTACCGCCGGTAGAGGAGCT
- a CDS encoding glucosamine-6-phosphate isomerase (similar to Verticillium alfalfae VaMs.102 XP_003001743.1), producing MRLIIRDDATAASRYVANYIVDRIKAFNPTAENPFVLGLPTGSSPLGVYKILVEKFKAGEISFEHVVTFNMDEYVGIPRDHAESYHSFMWKNFFSHVNVHPSNVHILNGNAPNLEAECVAYEDAIKAVGGIDLFLAGIGEDGHIAFNEPGSSLASRTRVKTLAYDTILANSRFFDNDVNKVPRMALTVGVQTVLEAREVVVIIIGQRKSLALQRCIEQGVNHMWTLSSLQLHPHPMIVVDEDATAELQVKTVKYFKSIEKVAKEAGFEQILPSKVRTGNGPVPQTRVDEVNSPTILSPQPTTSRLLRATPATEYPVRSVSPELIPDRMASRIPEPSLNKRLTPNPEQQAARQNAISA from the exons ATGAGACTGATCATTCGCGATGACGCTACTGCTGCGAGCAGATACGTCGCTAACTACATTGTCGATCGCATCAAGGCATTCAACCCAACGGCCGAAAACCCATTCGTTCTGGGTCTGCCCACTGGCTCCAGCCCTCTTGGCGTGTACAAGATTCTTGTCGAGAAGTTCAAGGCAGGCGAG ATCTCCTTTGAGCATGTCGTCACTTTCAACATGGACGAATACGTGGGCATTCCTCGCGACCACGCCGAGTCTTACCACTCATTTATGTGGAAGAATTTCTTCTCTCACGTCAATGTTCATCCTTCTAATGTCCACATTCTGAACGGCAATGCCCCCAACCTGGAGGCCGAGTGCGTCGCCTACGAAGACGCCATCAAGGCTGTTGGCGGCATTGATCTCTTCCTCGCTGGCATTGGCGAGGACGGCCACATTGCTTTCAACGAGCCCGGATCCAGCTTGGCGAGTAGGACCCGCGTCAAGACTCTGGCTTATGACACTATTCTGGCCAACTCGCGCTTCTTCGACAACGACGTCAACAAGGTTCCTCGCATGGCCTTGACTGTTGGTGTACAGACCGTTCTCGAGGCCCGTGAAGTCGTTGTTATCATTATTGGCCAGCGCAAGTCTCTTGCTCTGCAGCGATGTATCGAGCAGGGCGTCAACCACATGTGGACTCTGTCGAGCTTGCAGTTGCATCCCCACCCCATGATTGTCGTGGATGAGGATGCCACTGCCGAGCTGCAGGTCAAGACGGTAAAG TACTTCAAGAGCATCGAAAAAGTTGCCAAGGAAGCCGGTTTCGAGCAAATCTTGCCTTCCAAAGTCCGCACCGGCAACGGACCCGTCCCTCAGACCCGTGTCGACGAGGTCAATTCTCCTACCATTCTCTCCCCCCAGCCTACCACCTCGCGACTTCTCCGTGCCACTCCTGCGACAGAGTATCCCGTCCGATCTGTTTCTCCCGAGCTGATTCCGGACCGAATGGCATCTCGAATCCCAGAGCCCTCGTTGAATAAGCGACTTACACCCAACCCCGAGCAGCAAGCCGCTCGACAAAACGCAATTAGCGCTTAA
- a CDS encoding hexokinase-1 (similar to Verticillium alfalfae VaMs.102 XP_003001741.1) — MSNFRKAFIAAIVKSLLRGKSLIQALLSFWVNPGSAKGGKGKPTKTLQEFLKDAEAALLGPVSGDGLQELSAGLKKQFIERLQIDEQCMLPSYSHQLPLGSECGQYLALDVGGSTLRVAVVELRGRGVDADKQSEIISMHNYRIGKEIKDLEGMAFFNWMGQKIAETLAESGKHENSLEKPLPVACAWSFPIEQTSMGSGKLLPMGKAFLADQGLLGEDLAEIIKQSCKNSGLHVELRAILNDSSACLLSRAYSYTSTRFGLILGTGVNLAAYLPVLGVGKKKFGVRPDGWFDEASHIIVNTELGMFGHNILPLTRWDRALTKQHPRPDFQPLEHLVSGMYLGEIVRLALLEAIETTGLLGGVVPPSLKTGYSLGTDTISMIESDTSSNLERAIKIFSERHPSSYRPTTSDLIAIKAISSFVSVRSSAIVATCVYTLWDLRLDFEQQYVDTLPESSPERERVEADMKLESTTVAFNGSVIENYPGYLANCQRYLDELMESKSLPEPRSIGLVAAKESSLMGAAVALACVERDD, encoded by the exons ATGTCGAACTTTCGAAAAGCTTTTATTGCGGCTATTGTGAAGAGCTTGCTTCGTGGCAAGTCTCTGATACAGGCTCTACTGTCCTTTTGGGTAAACCCAGGATCAGCCAAAGGTGGCAAGGGAAAGCCAACCAAAACATTACAAGAGTTTCTCAAGGATGCTGAAGCAGCTCTTCTCGGACCTGTTAGTGGCGATGGCCTCCAGGAGCTTTCTGCTGGCCTGAAAAAGCAATTCATCGAACGTCTGCAAATAGATGAGCAGTGTATGCTACCGTCTTACAGCCATCAGCTGCCCCTTGGAAGCGAATGTGGACAGTACCTCGCcttggatgttggtggttcGACGTTGAGAGTCGCCGTGGTTGAGTTACGGGGTCGTGGAGTCGATGCTGATAAGCAGAGTGAAATTATCAGCATGCACAACTACCGCATTGGCAAGGAAATCAAGGATCTGGAGGGAATGGCATTCTTCAACTGGATGGGACAAAAGATTGCTGAGACCCTAGCTGAGAGCGGCAAGCACGAGAACAGTCTCGAAAAACCTCTTCCTGTTGCCTGCGCTTGGAGCTTCCCCATTGA ACAAACTTCCATGGGAAGCGGCAAGCTGTTGCCAATGGGCAAGGCATTTTTAGCAGATCAAGGGTTGCTGGGTGAGGATCTGGCCGAGATTATCAAGCAGTCTTGCAAGAATTCTGGCCTCCATGTTGAGCTACGAGCCATCCTCAACGACTCCAGTGCTTGCCTGTTGTCACGAGCCTACTCGTACACGTCTACCCGCTTCGGTTTGATCTTGGGCACTGGCGTGAACCTGGCGGCGTACCTGCCCGTGCTAGGCgttggcaagaagaaatttGGTGTCCGACCAGATGGATGGTTTGATGAAGCCAGCCACATTATCGTCAACACCGAATTAGGCATGTTTGGGCACAACATCTTACCACTGACAAGATGGGATCGTGCGTTGACGAAGCAACACCCTCGCCCTGACTTCCAACCTCTCGAACATCTGGTTAGCGGCATGTATCTGGGCGAGATTGTTAGATTGGCCCTacttgaggctattgagACCACTGGTCTGCTAGGTGGCGTCGTGCCTCCTTCACTGAAGACCGGATACTCACTGGGGACTGATACCATCTCCATGATTGAAAG TGACACATCGTCCAACCTTGAACGTGCCATCAAGATCTTCTCAGAGCGACACCCATCATCCTATAGACCGACCACCTCTGACCTTATCGCCATCAAAGCCATCTCATCATTTGTTTCCGTCCGATCCAGTGCTATTGTTGCCACCTGTGTCTACACCTTGTGGGACTTGCGTTTGGACTTTGAGCAACAATACGTCGACACATTGCCGGAGTCGTCACCGGAGCGTGAGCGAGTTGAAGCCGATATGAAGCTGGAGAGCACCACGGTGGCATTCAACGGCAGTGTTATTGAGAACTACCCCGGATATCTTGCCAACTGCCAACGCTAccttgatgagttgatggagagcAAGAGTTTACCGGAGCCACGAAGTATCGGCCTTGTTGCCGCAAAAGAGAGCTCATTGATGGGCGCTGCAGTTGCACTGGCATGTGTTGAGCGAGATGATTAA
- a CDS encoding vacuolar protein-sorting-associated protein (similar to Metarhizium acridum CQMa 102 XP_007809834.1), which yields MTSTSASPSQPPDPSSSSFRFPREYHFPAFFTPQPNLTTHHAQLTKWSSLILAYAKHHRLFKLSLSSAAESDLFSNRRINRHLGPADIRQVIDFMRKDGRAEYAGGDKVKEGGDVVYVYWRKPEEWAGLVEAYVEDTAQKGSVLTVYELTDGEGTRGTELHGMDNDVLLKALNVLVKRGKAQIFGSEDSLGVKFF from the exons ATGACATCCACATCCGCATCGCCCTCCCAACCCCCCgacccatcatcatcatcattccGCTTCCCCCGCGAATACCACTTCCCCGCCTTCTTCACCCCCCAGCCCAACCTCACCACCCACCACGCCCAACTCACCAAATGGTCCTCCCTCATCCTCGCCTacgccaaacaccaccgcctcttcaagctctcCCTCTCATCGGCCGCCGAGTCAGACCTCTTCTCCAACCGCCGCATCAACCGGCACCTCGGCCCCGCCGACATCCGTCAGGTCATCGACTTTATGCGCAAGGACGGCCGGGCAGAGTACGCAGGCGgggacaaggtcaaggaggGAGGGGATGTGGTGTACGTGTATTGGAGGAAGCCAGAGGAATGGGCTGGGTTGGTCGAGGCGTATGTTGAGGATACGGCGCAAAAGGGGAGTGTGCTGACGGTTTATGAGTTGACTGATGGGGAGGGCACCCGTGGAACTG AATTACATGGCATGGACAACGACGTTTTGCTCAAGGCCCTAAACGTCCTTGTCAAGCGAGGCAAAGCACAAATATTTGGCTCCGAGGACTCTCTTGGTGTAAAGTTCTTTTGA
- a CDS encoding BRCT domain-containing protein (similar to Neosartorya fischeri NRRL 181 XP_001266806.1): protein MSSRPGVFQECAVAFVPSNELTPKLIGELSRVVEDNGGTVCDPRRNGSIPIEKVTHIVSNTINFEQYTESQAIMIPVVSDHWISTSVLRRKTVQVRPFSPDPRMIFAEIVVTCADLPLLDKESILGATMALGGQESKDATRLTTHICALSMDAEKVQSALSNKFKGKIVLPHWFDACFKLGKRIDEGPYLLPDPEILKKTSEDDVDIPTNKNLVGATSVNPEFLPIPAGSKTSRVPATVFQDKAVMLAADLNITARLTKAIRDIVQTGGGRLVHTVENCDIYVCQYRDGDDYVQAAQSCKEVGSLSWFYSLIVNNQWQNPLHRLLHYPVPRNGIPGFKDLRITISNYGGEARIYLENLVRACGAEFTKTMKSDNTHLLTARDSSEKCKAAPEWGVAVINHLWIEESYAKCELKPINIPKYNHFPPRTNLGEIIGQTFLDESRIKDLFYPGGEEKMSLSAKRKRKILEAAEDNAYHKGPAEGLVVGRVKDFDVRRDDEENQEPSSGNSRKATAVETPVRSRRFESGKENDTPPAMSTGGRSAKAKARDMLQHIAPDIALYEKEKKRHSKGGAPWGGKRAADMADKEKDSKASTSPKHTHEDADEEGTKRPSKKQRPSLPDVQMRLVVTGYTDWVGDSKREDHDRRKMRALGIHVVPEGQSCDYLVAPHVVRTVKFLCALARGAVVLSSEFIDKVLETGDVPNVDDFILQDRDAESRYNFKLERSMARAKANRGRLLQGVPIYCMENVRNGSQGYQAIAEANGAIFKLYRARSGTTIKPTTAEEDGYAKPDPVYLIASNDSGDKQLWTRFRAMAEKGNMEPRIVDPDWLLDVAMAQEVRFDEQFLAENCDANGSL, encoded by the exons ATGTCTTCGAGACCTGGTGTCTTTCAAGAGTGCGCTGTCGCGTTCGTTCCCAGCAATGAGCTGACACCCAAATTAATTGGCGAG TTGTCTCGCGTTGTTGAAGACAATGGCGGCACCGTCTGTGATCCCCGGCGCAACGGCTCCATTCCCATCGAGAAAGTCACACATATTGtttccaacaccatcaatttTGAGCAGTATACCGAGTCACAGGCGATCATGATTCCGGTAGTATCAGATCACTGGATTTCGACCTCGGTTCTGCGGCGAAAAACGGTCCAAGTCAGACCGTTCTCTCCAGACCCCCGCATGATCTTTGCCGAAATTGTCGTAACATGTGCGGATTTGCCACTTCTCGACAAAGAGAGCATTCTGGGAGCCACTATGGCActtggaggacaagaatCAAAAGATGCGACGAGATTGACGACACACATTTGTGCTTTGAGCATGGATGCAGAAAAGGTACAATCGGCCCTGAGCAATAAATTCAAGGGCAAAATTGTTTTACCGCACTG GTTCGATGCCTGCTTCAAGCTAGGCAAAAGGATAGACGAAGGGCCGTATCTTCTCCCGGATCCTGAaattttgaagaagacgagtGAGGACGACGTTGATATTCCCACAAACAAGAACCTAGTGGGAGCAACATCCGTCAACCCTGAGTTTTTACCTATTCCTGCGGGCAGCAAAACTTCAAGAGTTCCGGCTACGGTGTTCCAAGACAAAGCGGTCATGTTGGCCGCGGATCTGAACATCACCGCACGCCTAACAAAAGCAATTAGGGACATTGTTCAGACGGGAGGGGGAAGATTGGTGCATACTGTTGAGAACTGTGACATCTATGTCTGCCAGTATCGCGACGGAGATGACTACGTCCAGGCAGCGCAGTCTTGCAAGGAAGTTGGCAGTCTATCGTGGTTTTACTCGCTCATTGTGAATAACCAGTGGCAAAATCCTCTCCACCGACTTTTGCACTATCCTGTTCCCCGGAATGGCATCCCCGGTTTCAAGGACCTTCGCATCACGATTTCCAACTACGGTGGCGAAGCGCGCATCTATCTAGAGAATCTTGTCAGAGCCTGCGGCGCCGAGTTTACAAAAACAATGAAGTCAGACAACACCCATTTGCTCACTGCGCGCGATTCTAGTGAGAAATGCAAAGCAGCTCCGGAATGGGGGGTTGCCGTTATCAATCACCTATGGATTGAAGAGAGTTACGCCAAGTGCGAACTCAAGCCCATCAATATCCCAAAATACAACCACTTCCCCCCAAGAACGAATCTAGGCGAGATTATCGGGCAGACGTTTTTAGACGAGTCGAGGATCAAGGACTTGTTCTACCCaggcggcgaggagaagatgtcaCTCAGCgcgaagaggaagaggaagattctggaggcggctgagGATAATGCCTATCATAAGGGCCCTGCGGAAGGCCTTGTCGTTGGCCGGGTGAAGGATTTTGATGTGAGAagggatgatgaagagaatCAAGAGCCGTCGTCCGGAAATTCAAGGAAGGCTACAGCTGTGGAAACGCCTGTACGATCTCGCCGTTTTGAATCCGGCAAAGAGAACGACACGCCACCTGccatgtcaactggtggtcGTAGCGCCAAAGCAAAGGCGAGAGATATGCTGCAGCACATTGCACCCGACATTGCTTTGTacgagaaagagaagaagaggcacAGCAAAGGTGGCGCGCCATGGGGTGGAAAACGAGCCGCTGACATGGcggacaaggaaaaggacAGCAAGGCTAGCACCAGTCCGAAGCACACACACGAGGACGCGGATGAGGAGGGCACTAAGAGGCCGTCTAAGAAGCAACGGCCGTCGTTGCCAGATGTGCAGATGAGGCTAGTGGTCACCGGCTACACTGACTGGGTAGGGGACAGCAAGAGGGAGGACCACGATCGT AGAAAAATGCGAGCCCTCGGAATTCACGTTGTGCCGGAGGGCCAGTCTTGTGACTACCTGGTTGCTCCTCATGTGGTTCGTACCGTCAAGTTTCTCTGCGCACTGGCTCGCGGAGCGGTTGTTCTCTCATCGGAGTTCATCGACAAGGTGCTCGAAACTGGAGATGTGCCCAATGTAGATGATTTCATTCTGCAAGACAGGGATGCGGAGAGCAGATACAACTTCAAGCTCGAAAGGTCAATGGCGCgagcaaaggcaaacaggGGCAGGCTGCTCCAAGGAGTGCCTATCTACTGCATGGAAAATGTTCGCAATGGATCGCAAGGCTATCAAGCCATTGCGGAAGCTAATGGAGCCATCTTTAAACTTTACCGCGCACGAAGCGGCACAACCATCAAGCCAACAACCGCAGAAGAGGACGGCTACGCCAAACCCGATCCAGTTTATCTGATTGCCAGCAATGATTCTGGCGACAAGCAATTGTGGACACGGTTCAGGGCCATGGCTGAGAAGGGTAATATGGAGCCCAGAATTGTTGACCCGGACTGGCTGTTGGatgtggccatggcacagGAGGTTCGTTTTGATGAACAGTTCTTGGCTGAGAATTGTGATGCAAACGGAAGCTTGTAA